DNA from Athene noctua chromosome 24, bAthNoc1.hap1.1, whole genome shotgun sequence:
CAGATGTCTGGAGGGTACCTGGAAAGAGCCATTTGTTGCTGTGTAAGGTGACACAGATCTGTAGGAGGGGGTGAAAGGCCTCGCTGACCAGCCCTGGTTTGTGGGTGCTCTACTTTCACAGGGCTCTGCTCCGCTCGCTGTGGCCTGACCCTGGTCCTGCACGTCTCTCTCTTCATGGCCTACGGGCTCCGGGTCAGCCTCAGCATCGCCATCGTCGCCATGACTAACGGCAGCCATCCCCACGGCTGGTCCGGCAGCGCTCCCCACAGCTCCTACTCTGGCTTTGCTCAGGATGTAAGTGGAAAGCAGATGTAGATAACTGAAAGCCACTTCCCGGGCTCAGTCCACTCTTCCTTTTGCATGAGGACAGacttggaagcagcagcagaccaAAGCCCTGAGGACAGAGCGGGGTGAAGGAGCAGAGAGCTCAGCTTGTTGTGCTCAGGGCTGCGTTTCCTGATTGCTTCTCCCCTTCTGGAGGAGTCTGTGCCTGGACAACAGAGATCTCTGTCTGACAGACAAGTTCTGTCTCCCCCAGGCCCCTGTGTACAGCTGGAGCCCCGAGACTCAAGGAATCATCCTCAGCTCCTTCTTCTATGGCTACGGCCTCACACAGGCCCTGGGCGGGTACTGCTCGGGGCTGTATGGGGGGAAACCCATCCTGGGCAGCGGGCTCCTGCTCTCCTCCGTGCTCACCCTCCTCGTGCCCCGAGCAGCAGAACTCGGCGTGAGCTTCCTCATtgggctgcaggtgctgctgggctTGGCTGAGGTCAGTGGTGGCTACAAAACCTGCGCTGGTTAGCCCTGGCTGCACTCCCGTGTCTCTTCCCTCCACACCCCCTGTTCTCTTTGCAGGGAGTGATATTTCCAGCTCAGTACACACTCTGGGCAAAATGGGCCCCTCCGCTGGAACGCAGCAGGCTCATGAACATTGCTGATGCTGGTAAGACACAAAGATTTTTTCCTACCACCGATTGAGGAAGTGCAGGAtctcccctcacccccctctTTCCAAGCCAGTCCTTGTAGCAACCTCAAGTTCAAGTCTGTAGGTCCTTGGCAAAGAGTGTTAGCAACGTTCAGCTTTtccacctctcctcctcccatcctGTGTGTTCTCTGTCTCCTCAGCTCAGGTCAGCTTGAGGCAGAAGAGGAAACACAGACACTGAAGGGAGCAAACCTGGATACAAGGGTGCTTGTTTGCACAGGCACTTTATTTGTGCTACCACATTTGCCCATCACAAATTGGGCTGGAGGTCTGTCCCACTCACTGCTGGTCACACAAAGTCCCATTAAAATTATTCTCCTGGTTTCTGATCCCTAGGATGCACCTTTGGGACTTTTTTTGCTCTCCTTGTGGCTGGGATCATCTGCCAGAGTCTGGGGTGGCCTTTTGTCTTCTACATCTTTGGTGAGTAATGGCCCACCATGTCCCTCTACTCCAAATCCGCTGCAGACCATTTGCTGCCAGAGCTCCCAAAGGTTCCCCGTCAGAGTCCTGTGGGAGCAGCTCCATCCTAACCAGTCCAACACAGAGCTCCGGGCTCCCCTCTCACCCTCCAGTCCAGGCTGAAGCCATTTTGCTGGGGTACTATTAGAGAATGTGCCTTTGCTGAACTTTTTGTGCCATCAACGCAGCCATTTTCCCTGTGAGCAATGGGTTGAGGGGAGTTTGTCCCTTTCCATCTTCCCACACTCACCATTTCACTAGCGCCAGCCTCCATCCTGCTGGCTCTCCACTGCTGCAGCTCACCGTAAGTGGAGCTGGCACGGAGAGCCCCGCTCCTCGCAGGTGCCGTGGGCTGTGCCTGGTGCCTCTGCTGGTTCCTCCTCGTGTACGAGGACCCTGCGCGTCACCCGTGGATCAGTGCCAGGGAGCAGGAGTACATCGTGTCGTCGCTGGCTCACCAGGTACACGCAAACCTTTTAACTGCCACTGACCACGCTGCGGACACTGTGGCAAAGGGAATGCTCCGAGGCAGCGCAGGTGGGTTCCTTGTGCCATGGCTGGTGCTAGTCCCAGTCTGCTCAGCAGTAGGTAGAGAGGCCAAGGAAAGCCTGGACAGGCTGTCCAGGGGATGTGAGACAGGAAAGGAGGCACTGGCTGATCTGTTTTATTCCTTCCAGGGTAGCTGTCATGGCCACTCCCTCCCACTTGTGGCCATGGCTAAATCACTGCCTCTTTGGGCAATCACCATTGCCTGCTTCTGCACTGACTGGCTGTTCTACATGCTGCTGACCTCCATGCCCACGTTCATGAGCACCATCCTCCACTTTGACCTCAGAGAGGTGAGTGCTGCCCTGCTCTTGGCTCCGTTGCTTCGTGCCGTGGACACGATAATGCCTGGTTCTCTGCTCTGCAGAACGGGCTCCTCTCCTCCATGCCTTATGTCGGGAATGGGCTGGGGCACATCCTGGCTGGGCTGCTGGCCGATTTCCTCCTGGCCAGGCGAATGCTTGGCACAGCAGCCGTCAGGAAGCTCTTCTCAGCACTCGGTAAGGACGAGCTTTCATCTGCCGTCTAGCCTTTCCAACACACTTGTGTGGCCTGTTATAAAACACGTCCCCTTTTCCTCCCAAGGGATGCTGCTCCCAGCTGCCTTCCTGGTGGCTGTGCCTTACATTGGCTGCAGTTCCACAGTTGCTGTGGTCCTTCTAACGCTGGCCTTGACAATAATCAGCCTCACAGGGGCAGGCATCAATATTAACCACATTGATATAGCACCCAGGTAAGCGGGTCTGACCTCTGTGCCTTCCCTAGCTCTGTGTCCTTCCTGTTCCCAATCCCCCAAGGCCTCTGCAACTCCtactctccctttccttctcttctgtagCTGATGGCATTGTAATCTAAGGGGTAGAATAAAGGCCTAAATTCTCCCCCGGTCTTGCAGGGAAGATCCTAGTGTTGCTCAGCATGACAGGCAGTATTCATGCAGATGAGGGAAGGGACTGGCAGCACCTACTCAACTCCCTTCTTGTGACAGTTTTCTCTCTGCCTCACTCAGGAAATCTTTGCTTCCTCTCCCCAGATATGCAGGGTTCTTGCTGGGAATCACAAACACCTTTGGCATAGTCGCAGGAATTATTGCTCCTACCGCAGTTGGACTTCTTGTCAGCCAGGTAATTTGGGGCTGCAAGCTGCAAGCACGTCCCTGGATGAAAACACAGGTCTGCTCTCAGAAATGGATTCCTTTCTTTGCACTGAATCAAAAATTACTCCAAGCCAACCCCCTCTCCCAATGAACACATGCGATGTAGCACCTAGCAAACCAGAGCTCTGGACCATTTTGAGGACATGGGGATGACTCAGAAAGCAGGAAGAGCTCCACATGGGCCCCATCTGGATATATGGAGATGGGGAGAGGGATGAGGGAGTGGGGTGAGGGGGAAGCTCTGCGCCAGGAAGGAAAGCTTCCTAAATTCAGCACAGCACACAATGTTTCCAAAAATGCCAAGGCAGGAAATGCGTCTTCAACAAGAGGGGGACTGGCATATGTCTTGAGTTGAGCAAAGCTCTGCTGTTGTTGGTATTAGTAGCAAGCAGAGGATGGAGATGAGTTTAATGCCAGTGAACCGGGTGGCAGTAGTTGGATGATCACTACGTGGAGATACCTGGAAGGGTGACACCATCCTGATCTGTCCTTGGCCCCACAGGATCTCCAGACTGGTTGGAGGAATGCCTTCTTCGTATCTGCAGCCCTCAACCTGTTTGGCCTGATCTTCTATGTAGCCTTTGGCAGCGGAACCATCCAAGACTGGGCTAGGGAGGATGCTGCTGGGCAGTGAGAGCCACGAGCATGGGAAGGTACACAAGGGAACGGGCTGCAAACAGGCATGGGGCAGGCAGGACCCCCCTCCACTACTCTGCTCTCACCTGCACAGCAAAGAGCCGTGTGTTCCTGCCTGCTCCCGGGGCTCTTGCAGCATCCTCGGGCAATGGCATGAGCTACACAGCCTTGCCTGCACTCTGACTCTTGGAAGTGCCCAGCTCTGTTCACCTTCTGATCCAGAtctgctgccctggggaggcaCCAGCCCTTGACCAGTGTCACCTGCTGTGCATTTAACCCTGCCCTCAGCCTCTGCCCGTGGGAAGGAACACTGCAGCATGGGCAGATCCTAAATGAGATCCATGGAGAGCTGTTAAAGCTGGCTGGCAGCCGAGCTCCGAGGAGCCCGTGGCTATTTCCGGCAAAGCTGTTCTGAAGTAAATCAATAATGAAGTCGTGGAGTAACGTTACTTTTTTAACTAGCAGCTTCTCACGTGCTCTGCACAGAGACTCCtgacatttctttctcttcttaatGAGACAAGCTGATTATTCATTCATTTTTTGTCCCCTTTTAGAAGCAACTGGGGCAAAAAGTAGGAGAGAGCATTAGAGTTCAGCCTGTCAGCCCTGAGTGTGGCCCctgagaggcagggaaggggatAAGCAGGAAAAGCCTTGAGCTGGTATCATCCTTCCTGAGCGAGAGCCTCATTGCAAGCATTCAGCTCAAGATGTGGCCACGGAAAGAGTTTGTTGGACCCCAAAAGGGGTGAATCCGGTTTGCCCCCTTTGCAGAGAAGCTGTGTTATGCTCCACTCCCAGCTGACTGCACTGAGGGAGTAGGCTGCTGATACATCACTGCAACTCCTCACTTGCTCCACATTAAGTCAAAATGCTGCAAAAAGAGGATCCAGATCCCAGGCAGAGATCTGAAACCCACAAATGCTTCCCTGAAAGAGTGAAGTGAAACTGAAATACATGCCCAGGTCCGGTTTGAGGAACtcaggggtgtgggggtgggaGAAGCTCCAGGAGCCAGGCACAGGTAAACTACATGTGATGCTACTTGGGAGTGAAGAAGTCTAACACCTTCTGGTGAGGCATCTCCCAGCAAAATCGCTGCGGCTCATCCCTCCCGGCCTCAGCATCAGACCGGGACTCCCGGCAGGACCCCAGTCCCCTCCACCACCATCTCCCCCAGCGCTCTCCAGAGCAAACCCTGCGGCTGAGGCAGCAGCTCACGGGCCCTGGTCCCAGCCTGGCTGCGGGGCACGGGGTGAgagcgggcagggccggcggccTTTCAGCGCCTCCGTCCCTAGGGGCCTGGCGGACAAAATGGCGgcgcgggctccccggggcccgctcccgcccgcggtTGCCACGGCAACCGGCCGCGGCGCCCTCCGGCCGCCAGAGGGCGCCGCCGCTCGCGCCGCGCCCTCTCGCGCCGTCCCATAAGAccccgcggcggcgcccggcCGACCTCTTCCCCGCCCCCGTCATGGCGGTGAGTGGCGGCGCCCGCGGGCCGGGACCGGGCTGCGCCGGCTCTATCCGCCGCCATCCGCCCTCGgtggggcccggccgggccggtgCCCGTGCGGACGGGAGCGGGGAGGCCGGGAGGGAGAGCTGCGGGGCCGGTATGGGCAGGGAGGAGCCCGCGGGCCGCCCTGGGGAAGCGGCTGCCATGACAGGCCGCGGCCTGCCCGGTGCCTGGGCCGCCGCGTCGGCGCTGGGCTTGGCCCCCGGGGTGGAGCAGGGCTCGGTGTCAGGCGGCGGTAACGGCCTGGCGGAGCGTTCTCCGGCGGCTGGGGCGAGCGGGCACCCGTCTCCCGGGCACCCTCCAGTACCCCCGTATTGTTTCTCCGCAGCAAGaccaaggagaaaaggagaaccCCATGCGGGAGCTGCGCATCCGCAAGCTCTGCCTCAACATCTGCGTGGGGGAGAGCGGGGACAGGCTCACCCGAGCGGCCAAAGTGCTGGAGCAGCTGACGGGCCAGACCCCCGTCTTCTCCAAAGGTGAGGGGAAGGTTCTCCTGCCGAGGGGGGCTGCGTGTCCTGGGGGTTGCAAAGGAGCAGTTTGGGGTTTGGCTTCAGCGGTggttgttttccttcctctcctgaggGTGCGGAGGGTGAAGTGGCCGTGCGGCTCCCAGGGGAGTGAGGAGCTCTGCTCTGATGTGGGCCTTGTTGTGAGCATCGGGGGCCTTCAATATCGAGGTGCTGGTGGGCATTTCTGTCAGGTCAGGTCTGCCTCCAGACATGGGTTGCTGTTCTGCCCTCATCCCCAAAGAGAGAACATACGGTTGCTTtggttctctttttctttcttttaaattatttttttatctcttcTTAAACCAGCTCTAACTCCCCTGAGTGGGAGTTCTTTGAATAGCTTTTAATTGTAATTATTGCTGCCTACAGCACGATACACTGTAAGATCCTTCGGAATCAGGAGAAATGAGAAGATTGCTGTTCATTGCACAGTTCGTGGG
Protein-coding regions in this window:
- the LOC141969877 gene encoding sodium-dependent phosphate transport protein 3-like; this translates as MQRHADNTQAGEEPEAKQDEAPLLAEQPSSRTGLCSARCGLTLVLHVSLFMAYGLRVSLSIAIVAMTNGSHPHGWSGSAPHSSYSGFAQDAPVYSWSPETQGIILSSFFYGYGLTQALGGYCSGLYGGKPILGSGLLLSSVLTLLVPRAAELGVSFLIGLQVLLGLAEGVIFPAQYTLWAKWAPPLERSRLMNIADAGCTFGTFFALLVAGIICQSLGWPFVFYIFGAVGCAWCLCWFLLVYEDPARHPWISAREQEYIVSSLAHQGSCHGHSLPLVAMAKSLPLWAITIACFCTDWLFYMLLTSMPTFMSTILHFDLRENGLLSSMPYVGNGLGHILAGLLADFLLARRMLGTAAVRKLFSALGMLLPAAFLVAVPYIGCSSTVAVVLLTLALTIISLTGAGININHIDIAPRYAGFLLGITNTFGIVAGIIAPTAVGLLVSQDLQTGWRNAFFVSAALNLFGLIFYVAFGSGTIQDWAREDAAGQ